The window GAGTTCACCAGCACCAGCAGGCCGGCGAGCGTCGCTACGGCTCCCAGCCCCCACTCTTGTGGCGACTCCTTGGCGCGCCTCTGCGTTTCCTGCGCCGCGCGTACCAGCAGCCGATACCGATCGCGAATCCACTTCAGCGTGTCGAGGCGTCGCCGGCGACTGGCCTCCAGCATGGTGCTTCCGAGCTGATTCTGGTGTGTGAAGTCGTAGTTGATCACCCACTCGCGCCAGAACTCGCGGGCCGCGTCCACGTAGAGCAGGAAGCGCTGCCACGCGCCGGGTTGGGGCCGGTCGCCCGCGGGCGTGGGATCGAACGACACCCAGCCTTGCCCGGGGAAGTAGGCTTCCACCCAGGAGTGCGCGTCGCGCGCCCGGATGATGTAGCTGCCGGTCACGTCGTTGAACTCGCCGCCGCGAAAGCCGTTGACGATGCGCGCCGGCACGCCCAGCGCCCGCAGCATCACCGTCATCGCGGAGGCAAAGTACTCGCAGTGGCCCTGGCGGCGCTCGAACAGGAAGTGCGCCAGCGGATCGGCCGGAGGCGTGCCGGGGAGTTGCAGAGTGTAGCCGAAGCGCGTCTTCAGGTAATTCTCGATCAACGCCGCGCGGTCGTAGTTGGTGCCGGCGCCGGTCGTGGCTTGCTCGGCCAGATCGCGGATGCGCGGGTCGAGCGCGGGCAGCGCCAGGTACTGCTGCAGGACGTCGTCAGGTGCCGCGCCTTCGGCGGCGCGCAGCGTGTCTGCCCCCGGGCGGGCAATGTCACTGCTGGCCGCGTAGTAGGTCACCGGGCGGAAGCGGTCATGGTTGTAGACCGTGCCCGCCTTGTCCAAGGCGATCGAGCGATAGCTCCCGATCAGCTCCCGGGCCACCGGGGCCAGGAAAAACACGTTGGTGTCCACCGGCTCCATCACCACGCGGTAGTGGATGAGCCTGGGCGCTGTCACCACGGTCGCGGCTTCGCTGCGCGTGGCGCGGGCGGCGGCTTCCAGATCGTAGCGGCCCTGCTGCTGCATCCACAGCGTCAGTTGATGGGGCGGATTGAACCAGCGCCTGCCGTCGAACGATGCCAGCGCCACTCCGCGCCACATCAGGTCGTGGTTGCCCTGGGTGTCCCCTTCGATCTCGATCCGCATCACCACCTGGCTGGACTGCTGGATCTCGCCGATCTCGCCCAGCCGCACGTCGTCGCTGAATCCGCTGACCAGTTGGTTGCGCGGCGCGTACTGGCTCAGGTATCCGCCGGTCACTCGCGGCAGCACGAAGAAGATGCCCGCCGCGCCCAGCAGGATGGAAACCATCAGCATCGCCGCGGTCGTAGAAAGCGACCATGCCATGCGGCGCTTGCCGGCCTCCGCTTCGCGCGCGCGGCCGGCTGCCGCTGCCGCAGACCGCTTCATCTCCCAGCTCGTGAACGTCGTTACCGCCAGCAGCAGAAACAGGGCAAAGGCGGCCAGGAAGAGCGTATCCACCGTGAGCACCGCCGCCGCCAGCACGGAGAGAAAGGCCAGAACGCAGAGCCACACGATGTCCCGGTTGCGGTGCACGGAGAACAGCTTGACCACCAGGATCCACAGCACCAGGTGCGTGGTGGCCGTGACGAAACTGCCGGAGAGCAGCAGGAAGTCCACCACGTAGAACAGCGCATAGAAGATGGCGATGTACGAGGTCCAGCGCTCGGGAATCACCACCGTGCGGTCCTGCAGCAGCAGGTAGCCGCGCAGCGCCAGCGCCACCAGCACCACCAGCACCGAAAGCAGGTCCAGCTTGCCCGTTCCCGCCAGGGTGGCGAATCCTGTGACGATCATCAGGTAGAGCGAGATCTCAAAGTAGCGCTCCACCGTGCTGCGCGTGCCCGGCCATCCGCCCGCTGTGGACCCCGCTTGCGCCATGTGGCCTCTATTGTTCTCCAGTCGTCAGAGAAAAGGAAGGTTCTGTCTGAGGACCGAGAACTGTCGTCCTGAACTGACAACCAGCAACTTTCAACGGTAAACTGGTTTGTCGGGCATCGGGTCCCACGCAACGCAATCCCGCCAACCCCGCCAGGTCCGGAAGGAAGCAACGGTAACGGGCTCGTGCGTGTGCAGTGGTTCTCCCGGTGCCCGGCATGTGTTGCGCGACTGAATGGACATTCACTCCTCCATCGTCCACAATGGTCGCTTCATTTTTCCCGGGAGAACCTGATTTGAGCACGATGCGGGCGAAGATCACGGCGCTGGGCACCTACGTGCCGCCGCGCCTGTTGACCAACCAGGACCTGGAGAAGATGGTGGAGACCTCCAACGAATGGATCCTGGAGCGCACCGGCATCCGCCAACGCCACATTGTGGACGAAGGCGTCGCCGCGTCGGACCTCGCAGTGGAAGCGGCGCGTGCCTGCCTGGCCGAGCGTGGCGTTCCGCCCACCGAGGTGGAAGCTATTTTCATCGCCACCGTCACCCCTGACATGATGTTCCCCTCTACCGCCTGTCTGGTGCAGCACAAGCTGGGCGCGCCGGGGGCTTGGGGCTTCGACGTCTCCGCCGCCTGCTCGGGCTTCGTGTTTGCGCTGCAGACCGGAGCGCAGTTCATCACCGGCGGTTCCCACAAGAAGGTACTGGTCATCGGCACCGACGTCATGTCTTCCATCATCGATTACACCGATCGCGCCACCTGCGTGATTTTCGGCGATGGCGCCGGCGCCGTGCTGCTCGAGCCTACGGCCGACCCCAACGACGGCCTCCTCGATTTCCTGCACGAAGTCGACGGTTCCGGCGGCTGCTCCCTCTACATGCCCGGCGGCGGCAGCCTGCATCCCTCTTCGCGCGAGACGGTGGAGAAGAAGATGCACTACGTCCATCAGGACGGCCAGGCGGTCTTCAAGTACGCGGTGCGCAAGATGGCCGAAGTCTGCGGCAAGATTCTGGAGCGCAACGGCTACACCGGCAAGGACGTGGCGGCGTTCATCCCGCACCAGGCCAACCGGCGCATCATCACCGCCACGGCCGAACGGCTGGGCATGTGCGCCG of the Terriglobales bacterium genome contains:
- a CDS encoding transglutaminaseTgpA domain-containing protein produces the protein MAQAGSTAGGWPGTRSTVERYFEISLYLMIVTGFATLAGTGKLDLLSVLVVLVALALRGYLLLQDRTVVIPERWTSYIAIFYALFYVVDFLLLSGSFVTATTHLVLWILVVKLFSVHRNRDIVWLCVLAFLSVLAAAVLTVDTLFLAAFALFLLLAVTTFTSWEMKRSAAAAAGRAREAEAGKRRMAWSLSTTAAMLMVSILLGAAGIFFVLPRVTGGYLSQYAPRNQLVSGFSDDVRLGEIGEIQQSSQVVMRIEIEGDTQGNHDLMWRGVALASFDGRRWFNPPHQLTLWMQQQGRYDLEAAARATRSEAATVVTAPRLIHYRVVMEPVDTNVFFLAPVARELIGSYRSIALDKAGTVYNHDRFRPVTYYAASSDIARPGADTLRAAEGAAPDDVLQQYLALPALDPRIRDLAEQATTGAGTNYDRAALIENYLKTRFGYTLQLPGTPPADPLAHFLFERRQGHCEYFASAMTVMLRALGVPARIVNGFRGGEFNDVTGSYIIRARDAHSWVEAYFPGQGWVSFDPTPAGDRPQPGAWQRFLLYVDAAREFWREWVINYDFTHQNQLGSTMLEASRRRRLDTLKWIRDRYRLLVRAAQETQRRAKESPQEWGLGAVATLAGLLVLVNSRRLWRGWHNRRTAARPERAPQAAASIWYERLLKRLARRGWSKRPTQTPEEFVTTLADPLLQEQVARFTRHYERARFGESSEDAKKLPELYEEITASR
- a CDS encoding beta-ketoacyl-ACP synthase III, with translation MRAKITALGTYVPPRLLTNQDLEKMVETSNEWILERTGIRQRHIVDEGVAASDLAVEAARACLAERGVPPTEVEAIFIATVTPDMMFPSTACLVQHKLGAPGAWGFDVSAACSGFVFALQTGAQFITGGSHKKVLVIGTDVMSSIIDYTDRATCVIFGDGAGAVLLEPTADPNDGLLDFLHEVDGSGGCSLYMPGGGSLHPSSRETVEKKMHYVHQDGQAVFKYAVRKMAEVCGKILERNGYTGKDVAAFIPHQANRRIITATAERLGMCADRVIINIDEYGNTTAGTIPLAMHTARQQGKLKKGDLVLLAAVGAGFTVGATLLRWSC